ATGCCTGTCCCTCCCGAATTCTCCGGATAGGAAAATACAATGACAGTTTTGAACAATGACTTTACCCCCTCCGCCCGCATTTAAGAACAAATAATTGCACGTCACTTCGAGTGTTTTGTTAGAAGCGAGAGCTGAAAAGAAAATGTATCGAGAAGATATTAACTGAATTTCTGTACGAACAATGACTTTAACCCCTCCGCCCTTTATAATCATTGCAATAAATCTATTTTAGTCAAGGTACTTCCCCTTATAATAAAGATGAGGATTAAAACTATCTAAATATAATAGGAAATAAACAAATTTACTGAGGGGAATTTTAGTACTTGAGTTGTTATAAATATGAAGGTGTAATTCTTTAACTCCTTTAAAAACTGAATTCAACCAACGAATTATAAACTAAAAAATTAAATTATGAAACAATTAAAGTTAATCACAACCGGGTTAAAATATTTAATGTTTGTCCCATTGTTAATGTTTATCAATTGTGATAATTCTGAAGAAATGAATCAATCAGATAAAAATATGGTTCAAGGTGACGCTAATGTTTTAAGGCTTATGGTTGCTGCAGTTAGTGGTGGATCAGATGCTACTATTACCAAAAGTAGCACAACTTATACTACATCAGATTCTCAATGTACTATGTTTCAATACCCAATCAGCTTTTTATTAAATGTTGAAGATCCTCAAGAAAAAGTTATCAATAGTGATGAAGAATTGACCACATTTATTAACTCCTTAACATCCTTAAATTATGTTGGTTTTTATTTTCCAATAACTCTTACAGATTATGAGGGTAATAAAACTCAATTAGATAATCTTGATGATCTTGAAGGTACACTTGAATTGGCTGTTGAAGTTTGTAGCGGAGCAGATGATAATTCAGATTCTGATTCAGACAATAGTTCTGATACTGATACGGATGTAAATCAAGATGATAATGATGGATCTGATAATGGTTATACTTGGTGTGATAAAAATCAAAAGAAAGTTAGTGTATGCCACAATGGAAATAATATTTGTATCAGCGTAAATGCTCTATATCAACATTTAAGCCAACACAGTGACTGTTACTTAGGTCCTTGCGACTAATAAATAATAATTAACATATAAAAAGAAAAGCACTACATTAAGAGTAGTGCTTTTTTTATGATTATTGTCTAGGTCTATACTATCTCTAATAAAATTTAAGAATATTATAAACTTTCTGAATCTAACATTATGATTTTAAATGATAACGACTTGCTAACTAAAGCAAGCTAGTATTATTGCTGCTTTTTAACAACATAATAGATGAAGATATATCGTACAGCCAATAAAATTAATAAAGGAATTATAGCCATAGCAAATATCTGAAATTGTAGAATCCATAATACTACTGTTAAAGCCAAAAGTACTAGTACTAAAAGTATATACTTTTTAACCCAATTTGGAATCTCCTTTTTTAACAAAACAAAGGCAACAAATATATTAGGCATAAATGCCCATAAAAAATTATAGTTATCTTTAGTTGCTGAATGGTCAGTTGCAAACCATAGTAATAATACGACAACACCTATGAGTCCCGTGACAAAAAACAGGGTAAAATCTAATACTTTACTACGTTTTTGCTTCTTATGATCATGATAGGTAATCCAAATAACCAATAATGCAATTAAAGAGAATACTATTGTAGGTGTAAAATATTTAAACCCATTAGTTTCCTTATCTTTTGCTTTAAATAAAACGTTAGTTTTCTTAACAATTGGTTGACCATTAATAGTGCTTTCCGCATACGTATTGTAAATATTATCAGGTAAAAAAAGATAATCTTTAGGTGTGGCCTTTTTATCAATTATAGAACCTAAGGCTAAATCAATTCCAAAAGTACCCCACGGATGTTTTTTTTGAGCGTACTGGTGGATTAAGCTACGTAAGGTTTCGTCCTTGCCTTCTATAAAGTTAGTCTGAAACACCACTTTTTCTTGAAGTACATTTTGAGCCACATCTTTTAATCGTGTGGCACAATTATCATAAAAGAAATCATATAAATAGGATTTATTCTCAGGTTTTGCATTGTTTTGTAAAAAATCAAAAAATGCTTGTTTTTCTGATAGTGATAAATTTAAAACCTGCTCTCTAATAGTTCTGTTTTCTTCCGTATAACTTCTGTAAAAATATGAAAATGGATATGCCGCGAGATCATATAATAATTTCCCTTGAGCAAATTTTCCATAAAAATTTGGAGTATTGTAATCGAATATACCATAATTAAAAGCAAGATCCATTCTTAGTACTTTGTCTCTAACTCTAAAAGCACTATGTCCAAAAGTATCGTAAAGATTATGACCTGGGTCAACTGTTATCACACTTATTTCAGCTTGGTCAGATAAGGTGATCTGTTGAGAAAAACCATTAACGATAAATAGCAAGAATAAAATAAAAATAATACTTCTTTTCACTTTGTTTGTTTTTTAAAAATTTCAAAATTGACATTGTTTGAAATTTGTTCTTTGTTTTTTGGAATTTATTTAAATTATGTAATTTCTATTTACCACTAACGAAAATAACTCACGTCAACTTTTAACGAAAATACATTCGAAAATAATGTACCACTGGCACCGCCAATATTTGTTAAGGCATAATCAATAGAAATGCCTTTATAATTAAATCCAACTCCAAAATTAGGCTCTAGCGTTAATGATTCACTATTATCAAAATCTGTTTGGTTTTGTAAATTATTAATACCACCTCTTAAATAGACGCGACCAATATAATCTAGCTGAAATCCAAACGCAGGACTCACACTCACAAACGAGCTTGAAATAACATCATTTGTTTGTGCAAAACGCATGTTTAAATCAAGTGCTGTTATCAGATTGAAATCACGTGAAATGGTAAATTTTCTGGCAATACCTAATTGTGCTTTCGGTTTGGTGAGTTCTATTTTTTCTGGGGTAACTGTTGGGATAATTTCATCATCATTATCTGGGTTACCGTCGTTTAATATACTTTCATTGAGATTGTTGTAAATATCAATAATGTTATTGAGTTCGTCATCGTCAAAAGACCAAGCATTAAATGTAGTAGTGATATCTCGTAACATTAATCCGAATTGCCAATTATTACGTTTAAATTGAAGTCCGGCATCTAAACCAAATCCAATAGAAGAAGCAAAACCACCAATATTCCGTCTTACTATCTTAGCATTTACACCAACATTTAAATCCTTTACAATTAACTTTTTAGC
The nucleotide sequence above comes from Aureibaculum algae. Encoded proteins:
- a CDS encoding lipoprotein N-acyltransferase Lnb domain-containing protein gives rise to the protein MKRSIIFILFLLFIVNGFSQQITLSDQAEISVITVDPGHNLYDTFGHSAFRVRDKVLRMDLAFNYGIFDYNTPNFYGKFAQGKLLYDLAAYPFSYFYRSYTEENRTIREQVLNLSLSEKQAFFDFLQNNAKPENKSYLYDFFYDNCATRLKDVAQNVLQEKVVFQTNFIEGKDETLRSLIHQYAQKKHPWGTFGIDLALGSIIDKKATPKDYLFLPDNIYNTYAESTINGQPIVKKTNVLFKAKDKETNGFKYFTPTIVFSLIALLVIWITYHDHKKQKRSKVLDFTLFFVTGLIGVVVLLLWFATDHSATKDNYNFLWAFMPNIFVAFVLLKKEIPNWVKKYILLVLVLLALTVVLWILQFQIFAMAIIPLLILLAVRYIFIYYVVKKQQ
- a CDS encoding putative type IX sorting system protein PorV2, whose translation is MNKITIIILLIAQCTYGQTIRNFSNEFLSIGVDAAAFGMGKAVTASSNDVNSIYWNPAGLVGLKDYQGSLMHAEYFQGIANYDYIGFAKPINDESTIAVAVMRFGVDDILNTTQLIQDGQINYDRVSLFSAADWAVNVAYAKKLIVKDLNVGVNAKIVRRNIGGFASSIGFGLDAGLQFKRNNWQFGLMLRDITTTFNAWSFDDDELNNIIDIYNNLNESILNDGNPDNDDEIIPTVTPEKIELTKPKAQLGIARKFTISRDFNLITALDLNMRFAQTNDVISSSFVSVSPAFGFQLDYIGRVYLRGGINNLQNQTDFDNSESLTLEPNFGVGFNYKGISIDYALTNIGGASGTLFSNVFSLKVDVSYFR